The proteins below come from a single Tribolium castaneum strain GA2 chromosome 9, icTriCast1.1, whole genome shotgun sequence genomic window:
- the LOC662702 gene encoding bridge-like lipid transfer protein family member 3B isoform X2 — MVSIIKNQLLKHLSRFTKNLSADKINLSTFKGEGELSNLELNEIVLTDLLELPSWLRLTKAWCNKVTFRIPWTKLKSVPIHLSLDEVNITVETCEELRSMSAQGGLSSYAVPGKYSFIHKVIDGITVTVNTVNILFNSPAFTASVQLSRIVVESKSPKWAKSDLRLTRLKDGEKGQLLIFKELEWQTVRIEAKSTIDKNLTPLRLLTNQARCRIVIKKRLSDCFIMGSRLVIILDDLLWVLTDSQLKAALHFLDSLAGLVQKATQISRKAKAARKLEEFPEYQAQLAQEARSKGSAKPNIFTYYDVVETSYHFLSNQIVLHLCDDPGAGRSAHPNLKDGGALQIAVKRFQIDFYPYHLAKGNRKHWPKYNDTAVPHTIWQEQALQAFKTKFFDLIDRNKMQHTPLSRARKMRNESDGRVEFESGVPGRAYAPESPVDLRKPPSPSQKEMKQRIEFQLNKMMTTCVIMRIEDFTLYKVTTSGRKQALKEFIAAQHKRKDKNAPTGDRDHMTLPKDASIVHAEFIYYYYPSDIPFPLPPPKFYVHLNPVQIVFDVDSCLWLNSFGLNLYQSLMSSKQPTGASNYTYVDVKIEAILPRLNFESTIDYPNQRDRPKTLSFQVTRVNITNVRSLEQSSRADLAKCVDSFHMGSLFFGTDFPSQPADFYVVTQKFLDHISANDNIRSVPNELDVSSLEALVEQLSRELLWTEAKDVWCVNLDPVWGDFLGARAVGAAKPVPFLDAVPVTVWLHTHMDPNSTIKIEKNMANADIHALAHISNLVSVQLNHYQYLFLLRLAEDASEMVTFLSIDSNRILKVESSGSVAVGALLPQLEVTFVMPSQCPGKESSGGDVESFVPDSSSIADDVNVGSTATVWQTSTLSIHQDGAIRKNMANGSGQIELNRSYSMEFTQSSPEIKKSNQFANINIQNNVNAGLSSMKKGFANFMSSLDSALKPSPDDVSDTASIRSDASSDSENYVMISMETSDAAISDLMFNVKEFSLENTGPVEMASEVMEDESTITTTSDHSLTSSCRRKDLISVATFKLNKVEFLQQSMGYSSSIKVQVGNITCEDCSSIPWDEFQSKFNSRARAWTDNPTSNTTSPKVKLRLDHTLTLPSSKSMMQLDFRDRDNLKKLFRDLLTIKVSDLYLDLNMSTVTGLADLAEDEIIPIPIPMHISLDNVQVHLNEDRPPVNITSPGPIPIDLNVTQLYIMRSTDGVFNILPHKPNELSSSSSLASDQEQKLGRLTSDNEELRRRLAAFERVSEENRSLRKSEEETSVLRSCLASAQDEVARLLDEKNKLLEEVKQLKSQMANRQLSGKR; from the exons AACGGTGGAAACGTGCGAGGAGCTGCGCTCGATGTCGGCCCAAGGGGGGCTGTCGTCGTACGCGGTTCCCGGCAAATACAGCTTCATCCATAAAGTCATAGACGGGATTACAGTGACGGTAAACACcgttaatattttattcaacagCCCTGCCTTCACGGCTAGTGTTCAG TTGTCCCGAATCGTCGTGGAGTCAAAGAGCCCCAAATGGGCGAAAAGCGACTTACGATTGACGAGACTCAAGGACGGGGAGAAAGGCCAGTTGTTGATTTTCAAAGAGTTGGAGTGGCAGACGGTTCGAATCGAGGCTAAATCAACGATTGATAAAAACTTGACGCCCTTGAGACTCCTCACAAACCAGGCGCGGTGTCGGATCGTTATCAAGAAACGACTTTCAG aCTGCTTCATAATGGGCTCACGCCTTGTCATAATCCTCGATGACTTGCTCTGGGTCTTAACCGACTCCCAGCTGAAAGCGGCGCTTCATTTCCTCGATTCCTTGGCTGGACTTGTCCAGAAAGCGACCCAAATCTCACGCAAGGCCAAAGCCGCGCGAAAACTCGAAGAATTCCCGGAATATCAAGCGCAGTTGGCTCAGGAAGCGCGCTCTAAAGGCTCCGCCAAACCCAACATTTTCACTTATTATGATGTGGTTGAAACGTCTTATCATTTCTTATCAAATCAGATTGTTTTGCACTTGTGTGACGATCCGGGCGCGGGCCGCTCCGCACACCCCAATTTGAAAGATGGGGGCGCTCTCCAAATCGCAGTGAAGAGGTTTCAAATCGACTTCTACCCTTATCATTTAGCCAAGGGCAACCGCAAACACTGGCCCAAATATAACGACACTGCGGTGCCCCACACCATATGGCAGGAGCAAGCGCTCCAAGCCTTCAAAACGAAGTTTTTCGACCTGATTGATCGGAATAAAATGCAGCATACGCCGTTAAGTCGGGCCAGGAAAATGAGAAACGAGAGCGAT ggTCGTGTGGAGTTTGAGAGTGGGGTCCCGGGCCGAGCGTACGCCCCGGAGTCGCCCGTCGACCTCAGGAAGCCGCCCAGCCCGAGTCAGAAGGAAATGAAGCAAAGGATTGAGTTCCAATTGAATAAGATGATGACGACTTGTGTTATAATGCGGATCGAAGATTTTACGCTGTATAAGGTGACAACCTCTGGGAGAAAACAGGCTTTGAAAGAGTTTATTGCCG CTCAGCATAAAAGGAAAGATAAGAATGCGCCGACAG GTGATCGTGATCATATGACGTTACCTAAAGATGCGAGCATTGTTCATGCCGAGtttatttactattattatccGAGCGATATACCCTTTCCGT TGCCTCCCCCGAAATTCTACGTTCACTTAAACCCCGTCCAAATCGTCTTCGACGTCGACTCCTGTCTCTGGCTCAACTCTTTCGGTCTAAACCTCTACCAATCTCTCATGTCGTCCAAACAGCCAACTGGCGCTTCTAACTACACTTACGTAGACGTGAAAATTGAAGCAATTCTTCCACGG ctCAACTTCGAGAGCACCATTGACTACCCCAACCAACGAGACCGCCCCAAAACCCTCAGTTTTCAAGTCACAAGAGTCAACATCACGAACGTGAGAAGTCTCGAGCAGTCATCCAGGGCCGACCTAGCCAAATGCGTCGATTCGTTCCACATGGGGTCCCTATTTTTCGGCACGGATTTTCCCTCACAACCGGCCGATTTCTACGTCGTGACCCAGAAATTTCTAGACCATATTTCGGCCAACGATAACATACGGAGTGTCCCCAACGAGCTTGACGTCTCATCGCTTGAAGCTCTG gTTGAACAATTGAGCCGCGAATTGTTATGGACCGAGGCTAAGGACGTCTGGTGCGTGAACCTTGACCCCGTTTGGGGCGACTTCCTGGGGGCCCGTGCCGTGGGGGCGGCCAAACCTGTCCCATTCCTGGACGCTGTGCCCGTCACTGTCTGGCTACACACCCATATGGACCCCAATTCGACCatcaaaattgagaaaaatatgGCAAATGCCGACATACACGCCCTGGCCCACATCTCGAATCTAGTCAGCGTGCAACTCAACCACTACCAATACTTGTTTTTGTTAAGACTGGCCGAAGATGCCTCCGAAATGGTTACTTTCCTATCAATTGACTCGAACCGGATTTTGAAA GTTGAGAGCAGTGGGAGCGTTGCCGTGGGGGCGCTCTTACCCCAGCTGGAGGTGACCTTCGTTATGCCGTCGCAGTGCCCAGGTAAGGAGTCTTCAGGGGGCGACGTGGAGTCTTTCGTTCCTGATTCTTCGAGTATCGCTGATGACGTAAATGTGGGCTCGACTGCGACAGTATGGCAGACTAGCACACTTTCGATACATCAAGACGGCGCGATTCGGAAAAACATGGCGAATGGCTCGGGTCAGATCGAGTTAAATCGCAGTTATTCGATGGAATTTACCCAAAGTAGccccgaaattaaaaaatcgaaccaGTTCGCCAACATTAACATACAAAATAATGTGAATGCGGGGTTGTCTTCAATGAAGAAAGGTTTCGCCAATTTTATGTCATCGCTAGACAGCGCGCTTAAGCCGAGTCCTGATGATGTTAGCGATACGGCGTCGATACGTAGCGACGCGTCTAGTGATAGTGAAAATTACGTCATGATAAGCATGGAAACGTCAGACGCGGCCATTTCCGATTTGATGTTTAATGTGAAAGAATTTTCACTGGAAAATACGGGTCCAGTGGAAATGGCCAGCGAAGTGATGGAAGATGAGAGCACGATCACCACAACTAGTGATCACTCGTTGACTAGCAGTTGTAGGCGAAAAGATTTG ATTTCAGTTGCcacatttaaattaaacaaagtcGAATTTTTGCAACAATCAATGGGTTATTCGTCTTCCATTAAAGTGCAAGTCGGGAATATCACTTGTGAGGATTGTAGTTCGATTCCTTGGGACGAGTTTCAG AGCAAATTCAACTCGCGAGCCCGCGCCTGGACCGACAACCCCACAAGCAACACAACATCACCGAAAGTGAAGCTGCGACTCGACCACACTTTAACTCTCCCCAGCTCCAAATCAATGATGCAGTTAGATTTCCGAGACCGAGACAACTTGAAAAAACTCTTCCGAGATTTGCTAACAATTAAAGTCTCCGATTTGTACTTGGACCTAAACATGAGTACGGTAACCGGGTTGGCGGACTTGGCCGAGGATGAAATAATCCCGATCCCGATCCCTATGCACATCTCACTGGACAACGTCCAAGTGCACCTCAACGAAGACCGCCCCCCGGTTAACATAACGTCCCCAGGCCCCATCCCGATCGATTTAAACGTAACTCAGTTGTATATAATGAGGTCTACGGACGgggttttcaatattttgccCCACAAACCGAACGAACTGTCTTCGAGTTCGTCCCTGGCCTCGGACCAGGAGCAGAAATTGGGTCGCTTGACCTCTGATAACGAGGAATTGAGGCGCCGTTTGGCGGCGTTCGAGCGAGTTTCGGAGGAGAATCGCTCGTTGAGGAAATCTGAGGAGGAAACGTCGGTTTTGAGGTCGTGCTTGGCCTCGGCGCAGGACGAAGTCGCGCGGCTTTTAGACGAGAAAAATAAGTTACTGGAGGAGGTGAAACAGTTGAAAAGTCAGATGGCGAATCGGCAACTGAGTGGCAAGAGATAG